The region accttgtccctcctCTGCTGACTACCTATAATAATGAAAAAGTCATATGTGTGAAATTTAACCTTCTCCAGGTATCCATTTGCCGGAAAATCAGGGGTTCCAATACCAGGAAGATCCCAAATAATAACATTTTTATAAAGTGGATGGGGATACGGAGTTGGATCCATGGTAATTTGGTTCATTCCTGTTGGAGCTGCACCTTCATCTTCATCACTAAGACCTCTGACAACATTGATAAAGGTGGACTTTCCCACTCCGGAGTCTCCAGTTATGGCAATATTCAGAGGGACATCATCTGCTTTCTCCATAGCACGTTTTACCCTTCCTATTCCCTCTATAATGTCACCATCAACTAAAGCCTCTTGCATTCTCTGTGTTTCCTCCTCAGGAATTATTCGAGAGGCATTCTCATTCTCCTCCAGCATCCTGGAAGTTCTGTTTCCCATCTCTggagagtgctgctgctgctgctgctgctgctgcaagacGAAGAAAACAATCATTATTATTGAGTCAAATGTTATATAAGATTTTATACACACATGTATGAGTAATTTACAGGTAATCCCTGATGTACAAATGCTTGAAGCTGCTTGCGGGTCACGTAAGCGCTCTACTCCATCACTCCACCTTGCCTTGCACTGCGGTCCCAGCATCATAACATCCATTTTGCTCACTGTTTACAGGGTTTTCATGTATCTCTTTATGTGTTTATATTTTTATGGCACGATTTTTGTTCACATATGCGATTgattgcatattattattattattattattattatttattagatttatatagcgccaacatattacgcagcgctgtacaataaataggcttacagacaatgataacagggttgacagaacaatacaggtaacagaccatagatacaacaatacaggtaatagcaataagatacacaacacaatgcagataatagtacaatgccagatcataaactggaatggtagtggtaaaaaattaccagttccaaattctgggtaaagtgcacacagtcaagtatgatacacaaggggagagggccttgccaaaggcttacaatctagagggaggggctggtgacacaaaaggagggggtgcatcaagaagttattggcagaaaggattagggtagtgttgagttgatgtaggcctccttgaagaagtgagttttgagtgcttttttgaaggtgttgaaggtgggagcgagcctgatgggcagtgggagagagttccacaggataggggcagctctagtgaagtcctgcagtctggcatgggagtgcgagatgcatggggtggttaagaggaggtcgttggaggagcgaagtgggcggccaggtgtatatctgctgaccaggtcagagatgtaggttgggcaggacttgtgtaaggatttgtaggccaaacataggctcttgaagctgattctgaagtaaattggaagccaatgaagggatttgcgtaggagagttgtggagacagagcggtgggaggagtagatgagtctggctgctgcgttcatgatggattttaggggggcggtgcggttttgaggaaggcctgacaagagggagttgcagtagtccaggcgggagatgatgagggcatggacaaggagtttggtagtgtctggggtcaggaaaggccggatcttggagatgttgcgtaagtggaaatagcaggctctagctacggtttagatgtgggaggtgaaggagagggccgagtccagggtgacacccaggcagcgggcttgtgtggttggatgaatgattgtgccattgacagtgacatagaggtcagtggggggtgaagcagcatggggtggaaagattaggagttcagtcttatccaggctTAATTTTAGGAACTtggcagacatccaggatgaaatagctgagaggccagaggataccttctccatggtggtggtggagaggtcagtggtatggaggtaaatctgggtgtgaactagtgatgctcggatacccctttttaaaacctgaattgatcctggatccggatacccagatatccagatccgaattggatatccgaatccgaactttgcgGTAAATTCAAACGcaatatccgggatatccggttGGATGTGGATATCCAGATAGAaagccggaagtggcctttaaattgcttccaaaacgttttttttttaggtaaatgaggcatgtagcatcatgttttttttaaagggaaaccctAATTGaatatgtggggacttaaaatacaaaacgaaaaaaatggctgtcaattaacatcaggactagattCCAgaaagcggtcgtgcagcccacattgtgtccaaagtccaaccgcacaactaggacatggcagttttcagcccacacacctccaaaaaattacgcaagcAATTgttttttgggttaaatataggtggtatcagcacagcagcagtggcctgtggcaccctggtctggcagtgggagcagcacaggcagcaggagcagggcaatgcagcagcaggaggtgtaacgtgtgccaggagcatgccggacgtggcacgtgtaCGTGGCACGTGTATGTAACACGTAGCGttagtaccacggctgtaaaaaaattgtgaaccaggctgCTTACTTAGTAATAGTTTACaaccaggaggagccaggaggttgtggtggtaaagggtggtaaggcagacatagtgattcccagccacttcatgtccccctcttgccaacaacagggaaagactcgcccaacagggtctggcggCAGTTTTGTCTTGCACGGGAAGCGGtgtagggagcagaggaggccactgaggacttgctgcctgaacaggcctcactgTCGgcaggagtgacagagggggttctggtgctctgagtctgaccactgccatTGCAAGCTGGCTTcagccagatgatgtggggtacttgtactttattaaaatcggggttggactttaaaacaaatcagcacggagtgacggacagcagaggagaagacagtgcacactaagggcctgattcacaaagcggtgctaacagttagcaccgtggtgaaaagccctttatcacgcctaaactctgtttaggcatgataagtttaggtgtgataagtttaggtgtgataagtttttaggtgtgataagtttaagtaccaactgggctagcatcgcagtgcacagctgatcaaaagttttgcgctagcaaagtctggtgcactttgcatagagtttaatggcgctgctttgcgtgcgggactttgcgtgcgatctaaacttatctaaacttagcatgcctaaacttatcatgcctaaacttatcatgcctaaactgagtttaggcatgataaaaatggttatcacgcctaaagtctttaactgggttatcaccgctttgtgaatcgagccctaactgtctaactgtcacactgacactgctcagcacagcagcactgcagtaatttgcaataagctaacacagtagtactactctaacaactaactgcagtactaactacacaataacacagtaatagagtgaccagatttttgtgggtccaacctgggacgtggggggggggcagcgcgcgcagcggcgaaaagtggggaggactgaggagcgcgcagcgacgaagactggggagggggggacgtggggtggcggcgaaaagtggggaggactgaggagcgcgcagcgacgaagactggggagggggctgcaccGCGGTgagaaatgggcgtggccatgccattgtatgggcggagctaacgtaatgatgtaacagcgaggcataagaaagcagtgtttacgccatgatgtggacaaacgagactttgcatcatgggtgtgcagaaactgtgtgatgctaatagtataccgtaaccacaaagcagcaaacatagccatctatgaccattaaataataaatgcagtaacagttaccccggacaccagaaaataaacgcaatgggcaacatgtcagcacaaaataaacgcaatgcgggcaaacatgtcagtacaaaataaatgcaatgcgggcaaacatttcaccagaaaattaacgcaatgcgggcaaacatttccccagaaaattaacgcaatgcgggcaaacatttcactagaaaagaaatgcattgcgggcaaacatttcaccagaaaagaaacgcactgcgggcaaacatttcaccagaaaagaaacgcaatgcaggcaaacatttcaccagaaaagaaacgcaaagcgggcaaacatttcgccagaaaagaaacgcaatgcgggcaaacatttcaccagaaaagaaacgcaatacgggcaaacatttcacctggaaaaaaaaacgcaatgcgggcaaacatttcaccagaaaagaaacgcaatgcgggcaaacatttcacctggaaaaaaaaccgcaatgcgggcaaacatttcaccagaaaagaaacgcaatgcgggcaaacatttcaccagaaaagaaacgcaatgcgggcaaacatttcaccagaaaagaaacgcattgcgggcaaacatctcacctggaaaagaaacacaatgcaggcaaacatttcacctgggaaaaaaaacgcaatgcgggcaaacatttcacctgaaaaagaaacgcaatgcgggcaaacatttcatctggaaaagaaacgcaatgcgggcaaacatttcacctggaaaagaaacgcaatgcgggcaaacattttacctggaatagaaacgcaatgcgggcaaacatttcacctggaaaagaaacgcaatgcgggcaaacatttcacctgaaaaagaaacgcaatgcgggcaaacatttcacctggaaaaaaaacgcaatgcgggcaaacatttcacctggaaaagaaacgcaatgcgggcaaacatttcaccagaaaagaaacaatgtgggcaaacatttcgccagaaaagaaacgcaatgcgggcaaacatttccccagaaaagaaacaatgcgggcaaacatttcacctggaaaagaaagcatttactcacctggcagaagtctccggcctctggcgcgctgctcccgggaccaccttcctcctgaagtctcccgcgctgacagcctggcagagcagggctacggcaagatggcgcccgaagccctgtattggagacaaaaataggtctccagtacagggcttcggcagccatcttgccgtagccctgctcgcctgccggtgtcggaacagacaccggaagaggaggctggagcggggctgcgggcaatgaactggcacggcgtctatagacgccgctgccagttcataaggatagagtggccagagtcgtcccgctgctgaaagcgggacgtttcccgggacctcatgcagcctgggacagcggaccccgaatccgggacgcgtcccgggcaatccgggacgtctggtcactctacacagtaatcctattccctaacctatactgtggctaatagcaggccagcagcaggcctggtctctgtgcacagcacacagagcacacacagacacaggacctaacaagcagctgctgcagcacaaactctgactgtcactgaataaAATCAAGCTAGCTTACTAATAAACAatcgaacaatagtgtagtgaaggtgttaatcactgaacagtagagttgggccgaacctccgattttaggttcgcgaaccgggttcgcgaacttctgcggaaggttcggttcgcgttaaagttcgcgaaccgcaatagacttcaatggggatgcgaactttgaaaaaaaaaaataattatgctggccacaaaagtgatggaaaagatgtttcaaggggtctaacacctggaggggggcatggcggagtgggatatacgccaaaagtccccaggaaaaatctggatttgacgcaaagcagcgttttaaggacagaaatcacattgaatgctaaatgacaggcctaaagtgctttaaaacatcttgcatgtgtatacatcaatcaggtagtgtaattaaggtactgcttcacactgacacaccaaactgttcactgaacagaacaggtatgcagtggcgggttcactaaacaggtatacagtggggggtccactgaacagaacaggtatgcagtggcgggtccactgaacagaacaggtatgcagtggtgggttcacagaacaggtatgcagtggtgggttcacagaacaggtatgcagtggcaggatcactgaacaggtatgcagtggtgggtgggttcacagaacaggtatgcagtggcaggatcactgaacaggtatgcagtggtgggtgggttcacagaacaggtatgcagtggtgggttcacagaacaggtatgcagtggcaggatcactgaacaggtatgcagtggtgggtgggttcacagaacaggtatgcagtggcaggatcactgaacaggtatgcagtggtgggtgggttcacagaacaggtatgcagtggcaggatcactgaacaggtatgcagtggtgggtgggttcacagaacaggtatgcagtggtgggttcacagaacaggtatgcagtggcaggatcactgaacaggtatgcagtggtgggtgggttcacagaacaggtatgcagtggtgggttcacagaacaggtatgcagtggcaggatcactgaacaggtatgcagtggtgggttcacagaacaggtatgcagtggcaggatcactgaacaggtatgcagtggtgggtgggttcacagaacaggtatgcagtggcaggatcactgaacaggtatgcagtggtgggtgggttcacagaacaggtatgcagtggtgggttcacagaacaggtatgcagtggcaggatcactgaacaggtatgcagtggtgggtgggttcacagaacaggtatgcagtggtgggttcacagaacaggtatgcagtggcaggatcactgaacaggtatgcagtggtgggtgggttcacagaacaggtatgcagtggcaggatcacagaacaggtatgcagtggtgggttcacagaacaggtatgcagtggcaggatcactgaacaggtatgcagtggtgggtgggttcacagaacaggaatgcagtggcaggatcactgaacaggtatgcagccaggaaaagctaagcctaactaatctttccctatgagagacagacagcagctcgccctactctctctaatgtaggcacacgagtggccgtaatggccgccgctgcctgccttatataagggtggtggggctccaggggctagtgtagcctaattggctacactgggcctgctgactgtgatgtagagggtcaaagttgaccctcatagtgcattgtggggcgaaccgaacttccggaaacgttcgcctgcgggaggcgaacgcgaaccaccgaagtttgccgggaaccgttcgccggcgaactgttcggcccatctctactgaacagctttaggtttatcactgtatacagcacttgctaggccagtagcactggagcatgtctctcagtgtgccttcacacaagcaaggacaatatttctcatcatggcacccctccttatatacagggggggctggccagggttcccatctgtgattgggtgctagagcttaggctgggagccctctgattggctcaatgaggtcaggaggggctggccagggttcccctctgtgattggttgcttgggcttaggctgggagccctgtcattggctcaatgacgtcatggatgtcatcttcatggttacagtatccggattcagatatccgaccAGATACCCGGATTGGGTAGTGCTATTCGAATTTgcaccggaatccgaatccgaggtcggatagctgaaaaatttCGTATTATCTgggttgagcaccactgcatgTAACTGCTGGATCAGTTTTCGTACTGGCTGCTCATACTATATGCACTTTCACTCTAAATGTATTGAGTACTACAGAACCAGAACCCAGGTTCTATCACTGTGGTAGCTCTTATCTTGAGCACCCCAGATGATGACTAGTATTTCTACTTATATATCACCTATTTGAGGTGGTATTGAACACCAATTGATTACCCTATGCATATGAGGTGTATTGACTTgtgtttttaaatgcttttattcATTTATAGTGTTTATTGTTGTATAATAATTTTTGTATACCTTTTGTATATCATTGCATGTGGTGCTAATTTTTGGTCATAGCCTTTCCTTGGTTTGTTTTTCCTCATGAGCTCAccccattggtgtttgtgcttcATGATcaagtgcctttgtaaggcagttgtccctaggtgGATGTTGCTTTTTCCatgactcaatttttggtggca is a window of Hyperolius riggenbachi isolate aHypRig1 chromosome 6, aHypRig1.pri, whole genome shotgun sequence DNA encoding:
- the LOC137523129 gene encoding interferon-inducible GTPase 5-like, producing MGNRTSRMLEENENASRIIPEEETQRMQEALVDGDIIEGIGRVKRAMEKADDVPLNIAITGDSGVGKSTFINVVRGLSDEDEGAAPTGMNQITMDPTPYPHPLYKNVIIWDLPGIGTPDFPANGYLEKLNQLRNAISSESRQQSLQCKILKPDTIPSKF